Genomic segment of Serinicoccus hydrothermalis:
CACCCAGGTGGTCTCGCCCACGAGCGACGACTTCGTCCGCAACCGGCTCACGCACTCCCTCGAGGTGGCGCAGATCGGGCGGGAGTTCGGGGCCGCGCTCGGCTGCGACGCCGACGTCGTCGACACCGCCTGCCTGGCGCACGACATCGGGCACCCGCCCTTCGGGCACAACGGCGAGGCGGCGCTGGACCTCATCGCCGCCCACGCGGGCGGCTTCGAGGGCAACGCCCAGACGCTGCGGGTGCTCACCCGGCTGGAGGCCAAGCGCAGCCACGACGACGGCCGCCCGGCCGGGCTGAACCTCACCCGGGCCAGCCTGGACGCCGCCACGAAGTACCCCTGGACCCGGGGCGGCGGGCCGCCCGGGTCGCCCGAGCGCAAGTTCGGGGTCTACCCGGACGACGCCGACGTCTTCGCCTGGGTCCGTGACGGCGCACCCGACGCGCAGCCGCACCGCCGCTGCCTGGAGGCGCAGGTCATGGACTGGTCCGACGACGTCGCCTACTGCGTGCACGACGTCGAGGACGCCATCGCCTCGGGGCGGATCGACCCGCGGGCCCTGCGCTCGGCCGAGGTCCAGCGCGCCGTCGTGGAGGTGGCGCACGACTGGTATGCCCCGGACCTGCCGGTCGAGGCGCTGGACGAGGCGCTGGGCCAGGTCCTGGGCACGGGATGGGTCCCCACCACGCACGTGGGGACCCGCGCCGACCTGGCCGCGCTCAAGGACATGACCTCGCGGCTCATCGGTCACTTCGTGCATACCGTCGAGCTGGCGACGCGGGAGCGGCACGGGCCGGGCAGGCTCACCCGGTACGCCGCCGACCTCGTCGTCCCCGACGGGGTGAGGGCGC
This window contains:
- a CDS encoding deoxyguanosinetriphosphate triphosphohydrolase, with the translated sequence MSSEDQGGYAAHDRERWVAEDPAQKRSDRQDFARDRARVLHSAALRRLAATTQVVSPTSDDFVRNRLTHSLEVAQIGREFGAALGCDADVVDTACLAHDIGHPPFGHNGEAALDLIAAHAGGFEGNAQTLRVLTRLEAKRSHDDGRPAGLNLTRASLDAATKYPWTRGGGPPGSPERKFGVYPDDADVFAWVRDGAPDAQPHRRCLEAQVMDWSDDVAYCVHDVEDAIASGRIDPRALRSAEVQRAVVEVAHDWYAPDLPVEALDEALGQVLGTGWVPTTHVGTRADLAALKDMTSRLIGHFVHTVELATRERHGPGRLTRYAADLVVPDGVRAQAAALKAVAAHFVMLSDERRSSLELQHRVIAELVEFFGADPARMDPLHAETVRAAEQAGDDRVRLRAVVDQVASLSDARALAIHRRVEEGA